A DNA window from Portunus trituberculatus isolate SZX2019 chromosome 47, ASM1759143v1, whole genome shotgun sequence contains the following coding sequences:
- the LOC123497993 gene encoding titin-like isoform X2 encodes MSSFWSNVTGRGSGDKPPSGRSRSVSRSKDVEAPRGRPATRERPQDNSREDDDPEKHAARNDEEEGDGCLNMSRLKEQVLGRGGGRGVLRVGILPAFTRAGRTGSLPHPKRQPSNEPTSLSTPTPPPTPTNDHQPPVPDSPKPKVKGVGRKRAASASPTRDKRRSFRGISRDRLPAFPHLPHLPSLPPQLRNILHRGGGGAGDGHSAEVPSPNKPTRRPGPVGRTWVKVYDDITFMDEHDEDMYPMLGYTGHPAVVPEASPLPTPPTPPPPRTGQRRSSTASEYDNVPKEEYIHEPEVLGRRSPSPQPPAQGDEPQPPTAQAESQNTVGHGRGRDRFRGKRQKRTGTPVRVGSEEEKEPQDDIDAAVLAALEAEIIVTPKEEDYIIPQALQPPRPPRGHKTYDQLEVLSKTDSPSQQEVCEEPRKPRRGVKVYDELIFRRQHQLGVDTNTLPSLQCETVTQQEAVLEQEIVPQQSVTQQEIAPQQEAAKQEETVTQETVTQQGDVMQEEVPTQQEAVSHESDAAAKAAVTQEQVNTSKEAEEVTEAPRQEEEPPRPRRGMKLYDTVEMRRRAPTQDVLQINKEEPVTEVICLDETTDDTGNKATAEEPQRPSRGHKIYASLIIQPRSDEDETQVAEVTLKNGAPVPLTPEADTGEPSVLPAAEVKADSKEVENTGGEQQEQQQQQQQQQQQQQQQQGEEQKMQEQQQHEEQMQQQQKQEEQVQQQQQQQKQQQQEQQMQQKEQQEQKVQQEEEQHVQQQHQEQQEQEQQEQQQQQQQEEHVQQQQQQQQQQQPIEGTVPPYARVLKGSGTRELRPMVPSDDDEPPPPIPPKKKGLRAITPQLDAVLPPRPPRHLKPRVTTSILMVNGDALPARPARGTKIYESVKPTTPTVPKRYSKVVRIEDLDDVSTHPPPKPSRHVLHPPRRRRKKQEVHKELDGDEQQTVTARFTLDPGKATQVTFTTDQQDNYENITMSGGCPQPATRNRNRPLPPPPPPPKKGRIQQRYKQQQQQQQQQQQSGESRVNENGVTAAISGGEVGSPEGAGPTLGEHHPPSRPAAPGRVASKRRGAARLQNDINENLKTIESSFATLDTVLKSLQTYSRSSPPRTVVKGSSEQPCEDTAPAPAVTQPAATQAVLTASPTVSKSDEAATLTDVSTNNVTGAASQQVTLDSSIFDQVQHVEDRTVSKETGVAQSCQSDAVNNRLIPQPGVCTESVESKSVKVDDLPQETDRLKLKKESSSQGVSESSERGLVDAQRISVSVDSDAKDFTKEVKDNEVTSESSVKDPEKVETVPQTSVKFQEGKTLFETAVKIGDDQGSAEQSAGKSDVQTQETLSPVTTGAHKPDVSELPTHQQLDSAHSEKPQKPTQQPESIQQPPQQVESPQHPDSLTKDPEKVVTVPQTSLKFEEGKTLFETTVKVGDNQPESPQQSSEKPQGTQQSGEKPESPALSSKDIKDSVKDPEKVQTVPQTSLKFQEGKTLFETAVKIGDEQGSAEDSATKSDVQIPKPLSPVEGAQEAGSCRQPDNTKEQPQHQTETPKQSDPIAKDPEKVLVVPETSLKFQEGKTVFETSVKVGEEQPTQQPGSLQLPPQQTKNIPQEEEKTLSHEEPSKDTKESRKDPEKVQTVPQTSLKFQEGKTLFETAVKIGDDQSTTEHSAGKSDLQTPETLIPANNPEDEQQPTLQTPEISQQPDHSPKDPEKVPTVPQTSLKFEEGKTLFETSVKVGDDLSTQPSESLQQAPEKTKEFQQLPQEPESTQQPPQQLETAQQPDCLNKDPEKVVTVPQTSLKFEEGKTLFETTVKVGDTQPESPQQSSENPQGPQQSGEQPKSHASPLKDTKDSIKDPEKVQTVPQTSLKFQEGKTLFETAVKIGDEQGSVEDSATKSNVQIPEPLSPVEGAQEAGSQQLAQQQTESPKQPEPAVNDPENVPVVPQTSLKFEEGKTLFETAVKIGDDQDGVQQASVSSEAEQETEAVESQSGSSAQTKGKTVFETLFRVESIKRSKTTETVAEGETSTDHRKELGSAEISSGGAAGEAEQLERAVGEEQPPIKELQEGVADLASRLQGIRSTLESAICNFPPALTPVPVLASASPTPNTAEAAAPPTEERPASPAHTHHLPCSKSE; translated from the exons ATGTCTTCCTTTTG GAGCAACGTGACTGGTCGCGGCTCTGGGGACAAGCCGCCTTCAGGCAGATCCCGTTCCGTGTCCCGCAGCAAGGACGTCGAGGCCCCGAGAGGACGACCCGCGACTCGAGAACGACCTCAGGACAACTCCCGCGAGGATGACGACCCCGAGAAGCACGCCGCAAGGAACGACGAAGAGGAGGGTGACGGGTGCCTCAACATGTCCCGACTGAAGGAGCAGGTGctggggcggggcggcgggcGGGGCGTTCTGCGGGTGGGTATCTTGCCTGCCTTCACCCGTGCAGGACGCACCGGCTCGCTGCCTCACCCTAAGCGCCAGCCGTCCAACGAACCAACATCCCTCTCCACGCCCACGCCACCGCCCACGCCCACTAATGATCACCAGCCGCCAGTGCCGGACTCTCCCAAACCCAAGGTGAAGGGCGTAGGCAGGAAGCGTGCCGCCTCCGCCTCTCCGACACGAGACAAACGACGATCTTTCAGAGGAATATCACGTGACAGGCTGCCGGccttccctcacctgccccACCTGCCGTCTCTGCCGCCTCAGCTGCGGAACATCCTGCACCGCGGAGGAGGTGGGGCGGGAGACGGGCACAGTGCAGAGGTGCCTAGTCCCAACAAGCCCACCAGGAGGCCTGGACCAGTGGGACGAACCTGGGTCAAGGTGTATGACGATATCACCTTTATGGATGAACACGACGAAGACATGTACCCCATGCTGGGATACACAGGACACCCAGCCGTGGTGCCTGAGGCCTCGCCTCTGCCAACACCgccgacaccaccacctcccaggACTGGCCAGCGTCGCTCCTCAACCGCCAGTGAATATGATAATGTCCCTAAGGAGGAGTACATCCATGAACCCGAGGTGCTGGGGCGTCGCAGTCCCTCCCCCCAGCCGCCAGCCCAGGGTGATGAGCCACAGCCTCCCACGGCTCAAGCAGAATCTCAAAATACAGTTGGTCATGGACGTGGACGAGACCGATTTCGAGGCAAGAGGCAAAAACGAACCGGGACTCCTGTCAGGGTTGGtagcgaggaagaaaaggagccTCAAGATGACATCGATGCAGCTGTCCTTGCGGCACTGGAGGCTGAGATCATTGTGACAcctaaggaggaggattacatcATCCCTCAGGCCTTGCAGCCACCGAGGCCACCCAGGGGACACAAAACGTACGATCAATTGGAAGTGCTTTCCAAAACAGACTCTCCCTCACAGCAGGAAGTCTGTGAGGAACCACGTAAGCCACGTCGAGGAGTGAAGGTTTACGATGAATTGATCTTCCGACGCCAACACCAACTTGGAGTCGATACaaatactcttccttctttacagtGTGAAACTGTGACACAACAGGAGGCTGTGCTGGAGCAAGAAATTGTACCGCAACAGTCTGTGACGCAACAGGAGATTGCACCACAGCAGGAGGCCGCGAAACAAGAAGAGACTGTAACTCAAGAGACTGTGACACAACAAGGGGATGTGATGCAGGAAGAGGTTCCGACTCAGCAAGAAGCTGTGTCCCACGAAAGTGATGCTGCAGCGAAGGCGGCAGTGACTCAGGAACAGGTGAATACAAGCAAAGAGGCAGAAGAAGTGACGGAAGCTccaagacaggaggaagagccACCGCGTCCCCGGCGAGGCATGAAATTGTATGACACTGTTGAAATGCGTCGCCGCGCACCAACACAAGATGTTTTGCAGATCAATAAGGAAGAACCAGTTACAGAAGTTATTTGTCTAGACGAAACTACAGACGATACAGGAAATAAGGCCACTGCTGAGGAACCACAGCGCCCATCGCGAGGTCATAAGATCTATGCGTCGTTAATTATCCAGCCTCGCTCAGATGAGGATGAGACGCAGGTGGCGGAGGTCACCCTCAAGAACGGTGCCCCCGTCCCTCTCACTCCTGAGGCAGACACCGGCGAACCATCAGTCCTTCCTGCGGCAGAAGTTAAGGCTGACTCTAAGGAAGTTGAGAACACGGGCGGGGAgcagcaagagcagcagcagcagcagcagcagcaacaacaacaacaacaacagcaacaggggGAGGAGCAAAAGatgcaagagcagcagcagcatgaggAACAGATGCAACAACAGCAGAAACAAGAGGAACAggtgcaacaacaacagcaacaacagaagcagcagcagcaggagcaacagATGCAGCAaaaggagcagcaggagcaaaaggtgcagcaagaggaggagcaacatgtgcaacagcagcaccaggagcagcaggagcaggagcaacaggaacagcaacagcagcaacagcaggaggaacatgtgcaacagcagcagcaacaacaacagcagcagcagcctatCGAGGGGACTGTGCCTCCATATGCACGCGTTCTGAAGGGCTCCGGTACTCGAGAGCTGCGGCCAATGGTGCCCTCTGATGACGACGAACCCCCGCCACCGATCCCACCCAAAAAGAAAGGTTTGAGGGCCATTACACCACAGCTGGATGCGGTGCTTCCACCCAGGCCGCCTCGTCACCTCAAGCCGCGTGTCACCACATCAATACTCATGGTGAACGGCGATGCCTTGCCCGCGCGTCCTGCCCGCGGCACCAAGATATATGAATCTGTAAAGCCAACCACCCCCACAGTGCCGAAGCGATACTCCAAAGTGGTTCGTATCGAGGACTTGGATGATGTGAGTACCCACCCGCCCCCGAAGCCCTCCAGACATGTCCTACATCCGCCCCGCAGACGCAGAAAAAAGCAGGAGGTTCACAAGGAACTGGATGGGGACGAGCAGCAGACGGTGACAGCGAGGTTCACCCTCGACCCTGGCAAAGCCACCCAGGTAACATTTACGACCGACCAGCAGGACAACTACGAGAATATCACGATGAGTGGAGGCTGCCCACAGCCAGCCACACGCAATCGTAAccgtcccctccctcctcccccgcccCCTCCTAAGAAAGGCAGGATTCAACAACgttacaaacaacaacaacaacaacaacaacaacaacaacaaagtggaGAGTCTCGTGTCAATGAGAACGGAGTCACGGCAGCAATATCAGGTGGCGAGGTTGGCAGCCCTGAAGGGGCGGGCCCGACCCTTGGTGAACACCACCCACCCAGTCGTCCCGCGGCTCCGGGCCGAGTAGCATCAAAACGCCGCGGAGCAGCCAGACTTCAAAACGACATAAACGAAAACTTGAAAACAATCGAGTCATCCTTTGCTACTCTCGATACTGTGTTAAAGTCACTTCAGACCTACTCTCGTTCCTCTCCGCCCCGGACAGTGGTGAAGGGTTCGAGCGAGCAGCCATGTGAGGATACAGCGCCCGCCCCCGCCGTGACACAACCAGCTGCTACGCAAGCGGTACTAACAGCGTCACCAACTGTGAGTAAAAGCGACGAGGCAGCGACACTGACAGACGTTAGTACAAACAATGTTACTGGTGCTGCCTCCCAACAGGTGACACTCGACTCGAGCATATTTGACCAAGTGCAACACGTCGAGGATCGGACAGTAAGCAAGGAAACAGGTGTGGCTCAAAGTTGTCAAAGTGACGCAGTAAATAACAGATTAATACCGCAACCAGGAGTGTGTACCGAAAGTGTGGAAAGTAAATCTGTGAAAGTAGATGATCTGCCTCAGGAAACTGACAGATTGAAGTTGAAAAAAGAATCAAGTAGTCAAGGTGTTTCTGAAAGCAGTGAAAGAGGACTTGTGGATGCTCAAAGGATTTCTGTGAGTGTAGATAGTGATGCGAAAGATTTtacgaaagaagtgaaagacaaTGAAGTAACAAGTGAAAGCTCTGTAAAAGATCCAGAAAAAGTTGAAACTGTGCCTCAGACATCAGTAAAGTTCCAGGAAGGCAAGACTCTGTTCGAGACTGCAGTGAAAATTGGAGACGACCAAGGCAGTGCAGAACAATCAGCTGGTAAAAGTGACGTACAGACCCAAGAAACGTTGTCGCCAGTCACAACAGGCGCTCATAAGCCCGATGTTAGTGAACTGCCAACACATCAACAGCTTGACAGCGCACATTCTGAAAAGCCTCAAAAGCCCACACAACAACCTGAAAGCATTCAGCAGCCTCCACAACAAGTCGAGAGCCCTCAACACCCCGATAGCTTAACCAAAGATCCAGAGAAGGTTGTGACAGTTCCTCAGACTTCATTGAAatttgaagaaggaaagacactgTTTGAGACAACAGTGAAAGTTGGTGATAATCAGCCTGAGAGTCCCCAACAGTCGTCAGAAAAGCCACAAGGTACTCAACAGTCTGGTGAAAAGCCTGAGAGCCCAGCTTTATCTTCAAAAGACATCAAAGACTCTGTAAAAGACCCAGAAAAAGTTCAAACAGTACCTCAGACCTCACTCAAGTTCCAGGAAGGCAAAACTTTATTTGAGACTGCAGTGAAGATTGGAGACGAACAAGGCAGTGCAGAAGACTCGGCAACCAAGAGTGACGTGCAGATCCCGAAGCCTTTGTCGCCAGTAGAAGGTGCCCAAGAGGCGGGAAGTTGTCGACAACCTGATAACACCAAAGAACAGCCTCAGCACCAGACTGAAACCCCAAAACAGTCTGATCCAATTGCTAAAGATCCAGAAAAGGTACTAGTAGTCCCCGAGACTTCGCTTAAATTCCAGGAGGGGAAGACAGTTTTTGAGACATCAGTGAAAGTTGGTGAGGAGCAGCCTACACAGCAGCCTGGAAGCCTTCAGTTGCCTCCGCAGCAAACTAAAAACATTCctcaagaagaagagaagactcTAAGCCATGAGGAGCCTTCAAAGGACACCAAAGAATCCAGAAAAGATCCAGAAAAGGTTCAAACAGTACCTCAGACGTCACTAAAGTTCCAGGAAGGCAAAACTTTATTCGAGACTGCAGTGAAGATTGGGGACGACCAAAGCACTACAGAACACTCAGCTGGCAAGAGTGATTTGCAGACTCCAGAAACGTTGATACCAGCCAATAACCCTGAGGATGAGCAGCAGCCAACACTGCAGACACCTGAAATCTCTCAACAGCCCGATCATTCACCCAAGGATCCTGAGAAAGTTCCAACTGTTCCTCAAACTTCACTGAAAttcgaggaagggaagacactTTTTGAAACCAGTGTTAAAGTTGGTGACGATTTGTCTACGCAACCATCAGAAAGCCTTCAACAAGCTCcggaaaaaacgaaagaatttCAGCAGCTGCCACAAGAGCCTGAAAGCACTCAGCAGCCTCCACAACAGCTTGAAACGGCACAACAGCCCGACTGCCTAAACAAAGATCCAGAGAAGGTTGTGACAGTTCCTCAGACTTCATTAAAatttgaagaaggaaagacactgTTTGAGACAACAGTGAAAGTTGGTGATACTCAGCCTGAGAGTCCTCAACAGTCGTCAGAAAACCCACAAGGCCCTCAACAGTCTGGTGAACAGCCTAAAAGCCATGCTTCGCCTCTAAAAGACACCAAAGACTCCATAAAAGACCCAGAAAAAGTTCAAACAGTACCTCAGACCTCACTCAAGTTCCAGGAAGGCAAAACTTTATTTGAGACTGCAGTGAAGATTGGAGACGAACAAGGCAGTGTAGAAGACTCTGCGACCAAGAGTAACGTGCAGATCCCGGAGCCTTTGTCGCCAGTAGAAGGTGCCCAAGAGGCGGGAAGTCAGCAACTTGCACAGCAGCAGACTGAGAGTCCAAAACAGCCCGAACCAGCTGTTAATGATCCTGAGAATGTCCCAGTAGTTCCTCAGACTTCACTTAAatttgaagaaggaaagacacttTTTGAGACAGCAGTGAAAATTGGCGATGATCAAGATGGTGTTCAGCAGGCCTCGGTGAGCAGTGAAGCTGAGCAGGAAACAGAAGCTGTTGAATCACAGAGTGGTTCGTCTGCTCAGACTAAGGGGAAGACTGTGTTTGAGACACTCTTTCGGGTAGAGTCCATCAAGCGATCCAAGACTACTGAAACAGTCGCAGAGGGTGAAACCTCGACTGACCACCGGAAGGAGCTGGGATCAGCGGAAATTAGTAGCGGCGGCGCTGCAGGGGAAGCAGAACAGCTCGAACGTGCGGTCGGCGAGGAGCAGCCACCTATCAAGGAGCTGCAGGAGGGCGTGGCAGACTTAGCCTCCCGCCTTCAAGGTATTCGTTCCACCCTTGAGAGTGCCATCTGCAATTTCCCTCCTGCACTCACCCCAGTCCCAGTGCTGGCCTCTGCCTCACCCACGCCTAACACTGCTGAAGCCGCTGCCCCGCCTACTGAGGAGCGTCCCGCCAGCCCCgctcacactcaccacctcccGTGCAGTA AATCTGAATGA